A region of the Salvia splendens isolate huo1 chromosome 11, SspV2, whole genome shotgun sequence genome:
ATCATCCCTAAAAGCATAGGCAACAAAATTTCACCTGGCAGAGCTACACGACGTAGACAACATGGGAAAGCTTGCCATCATCGAATGGCAGCCGGATGTACTCCTGCGCGAACTCCTCAGCAATCTCAAACGCAAGCTCCCCCTGCAAAGCCTTGCAATACATAAACAGCACCGCAGTGGCCGCCACACTGTATAGCATCAGAATCGTCATAAACCCCGTGTAAACGACAGCCTGAAACACAAACGCCCAGCTAATCCAATCCCTAATGCTCAATCCGCCCGCGCTGGGGATGACTGTCGAGCACAGCAAGCCCACAAGGCCAAGCAGGGATTGAAACAGCAGGATCAACCCAAACGCCACCCCTCTCATCCCTCTCACCAGACACGCGCTCCTCCTCATCGCTGCAAACCCCCATTTTGACTCCACGACGACGACCACGAACGACAGGCACCACTCCACCTGCAAGTAAATCAGCACCCCGAAAAGCAGAACGGTGTTCAAGGCAAAAAAACTCACGAGATACACATTGGTGTAGTCAATTTCAACCCCAATTAGGGCTAGGGCATTGTACACCAAGACATTAAAACCCCCAAATCCGAGGGCGATTAACCCTAAAATGAAGATGCTGATTATTAGGGTTCCAATTAGGGGTAGGAACGATGTGAGCACATACTTAATTGAGGAGATGAACTTCACTGGCCTGCCGTAGAAGCCGTGGAAGGTGCTGTGGGTGATCGAGGCGGTGGCGAAGAGTGATAAGAAGAGAGCGAAGAGAGCGTAGAGAGATGCGAGGAGGAGGTGGGATGTGGCGATGGGAGGGAGGTCgggggaggaggagaagaagaagagggagcGGTGGTAGTGAGAGAGGGGGGAAGGGGAGTGGGAGAGGGAAGGGAAGACGAcgagggagaaggagagagggaggaggaagAGAACAGAGAGAGCCAAAAAATGGCGGGAGTGGGCGTTGATGATGCGTTTGGTCTCGGAGAGAACTCCGAAGAGGTTAAGGCTATGTGCTGACATGGCTGCGTGAGCTTCTTTCTGTAGACACAGAGAATTGAGAGAGATGAATCGGGAAGATGAAATGGAGAGATGGCTGTGGATATGTACAATTTGCTGTTATTAAATTGTTAGAGCACcagcaacgctgtgccgttgcggtgcctatgccgttccggaggaacggttccgcggcggcacgcgttgcagcc
Encoded here:
- the LOC121756196 gene encoding uncharacterized protein LOC121756196; this translates as MSAHSLNLFGVLSETKRIINAHSRHFLALSVLFLLPLSFSLVVFPSLSHSPSPLSHYHRSLFFFSSSPDLPPIATSHLLLASLYALFALFLSLFATASITHSTFHGFYGRPVKFISSIKYVLTSFLPLIGTLIISIFILGLIALGFGGFNVLVYNALALIGVEIDYTNVYLVSFFALNTVLLFGVLIYLQVEWCLSFVVVVVESKWGFAAMRRSACLVRGMRGVAFGLILLFQSLLGLVGLLCSTVIPSAGGLSIRDWISWAFVFQAVVYTGFMTILMLYSVAATAVLFMYCKALQGELAFEIAEEFAQEYIRLPFDDGKLSHVVYVV